The Malassezia japonica chromosome 5, complete sequence genome contains a region encoding:
- the MCM1 gene encoding transcription factor of the MADS box (EggNog:ENOG503P1RD; COG:K) — protein MSNSVPMGSYATSNVDMNGLLVASCRPDQTGAYPPIYNVPHGTIQLAQGFNSMPGSTAWPFPMAPVAGQQGANNQMPNIQGSFPQFGSPISTHAPAPVGTPQTPKQPVRNSSGPVTGNPPPSEAPVPETSRAGKAPATDEASGENAGGDGADARANARKRTLAKGEKDSKTGRRKIKIEFIDDDSRRHITFSKRKAGIMKKAYELATLTGTQVLLLVVSQTGLVYTFTTPKLEAIVKQPEGRSLIQECLSAPGPDAAGGPSSKPGEMYPKEEGDDFEEGEEEDEEEDEVPELGSADAGLTAQTYVTSPVSEAPPFLPNSAAPLFHPGWAAPSLGKRNDYTKSQIKRRRTQPNLSTSGMAGPQGHPSMNDMNHAYYQQSNVPPMPADRSMSESHMMPNQLPLYYGQPLSNEERSTPHFSGQTHVPHELHIPSTHETAQQTGSNSSA, from the coding sequence ATGTCCAATTCCGTGCCCATGGGCTCGTATGCGACGTCTAATGTGGATATGAATGGCCTGCTCGTAGCATCGTGCCGCCCTGACCAGACGGGGGCCTATCCGCCTATCTACAATGTGCCGCACGGCACCATCCAGCTGGCGCAGGGTTTTAATTCTATGCCTGGCAGCACAGCTTGGCCCTTCCCGATGGCTCCTGTGGCTGGACAGCAAGGTGCCAATAACCAGATGCCCAACATCCAGGGCTCGTTCCCCCAGTTTGGCAGTCCGATATCGACGCACGCTCCGGCGCCGGTCGGCACGCCTCAAACCCCCAAGCAACCGGTACGGAATAGCAGTGGACCGGTGACTGGAAATCCGCCCccgtccgaggcgcctgtgcccgagacgtcgcgcgcaggcAAGGCGCCGGCTACGGACGAGGCGTCTGGCGAGAacgcgggcggcgacggggcggatgcgcgtgcgaatgcgcgcaagcgtacgctcgccaagggcgAGAAAGACAGCAAGACGGGGCGGCGCAAGATCAAAATCGAGTTTATCGACGACGACTCGCGTCGTCACATCACTTTTagcaagcgcaaggccggCATCATGAAGAAGGCCTACGAGCTTGCCACGCTGACCGGCACGCAGGTGCTCTTGTTGGTGGTGTCGCAGACGGGCCTTGTATACACTTTTACCACACCGAAGCTTGAGGCGATCGTCAAGCAGCCCGAGGGCCGCAGCCTGATCCAAGAGTGCCTCAGTGCGCCCGGCCCCGATGCGGCGGGCGGCCCCAGCTCGAAACCGGGCGAGATGTATCCGAAGGAGGAGGGAGACGACTTCGAGGAGGGCGAAGAGGAAGACGAAGAGGAGGACGAAGTGCCCGAGCTCGGCTCGGCGGACGCGGGGCTCACTGCGCAGACGTATGTGACGAGCCCGGTGAGCGAGGCACCTCCTTTTCTCCCTAAtagcgccgcgccgctctttcACCCTGGCTGGGCTGCGCCGAGCTTGGGGAAGCGAAACGACTACACGAAATCCCAAATCAAGCGCCGCCGTACCCAGCCGAATCTGTCGACCTCCGGCATGGCTGGCCCCCAAGGCCACCCCTCTATGAATGACATGAACCACGCGTACTATCAGCAAAGCAACGTCCCCCCTATGCCGGCGGACCGCAGCATGAGCGAGTCGCACATGATGCCCAACCAGCTCCCTTTGTACTACGGTCAGCCGCTTTCTAACGAGGAGCGGTCTACCCCCCACTTCTCTGGCCAGACGCATGTGCCTCACGAACTGCACATACCGTCCACGCACGAGACAGCGCAGCAGACGGGGTCGAACTCGTCCGCCTGA